In the genome of Planococcus donghaensis, the window ATTTCTTCTACCAATGTTTGAAATTCTTCTTTTGTGCCAAAGTGACGCTCAAACTCTGTATAGTCCAACACTTTCTTTCCATCGTACGTTTCCGTTGAAAATACTGAGCCTATTGAAAGAGCCGTAAAGCCCATGTCTTTTACAAACAAAAGTTCACTAGCCATCCCATCAAAATCGCCCCCGTTAAAAGCTGTAGGGTCTAATGCATTTACTTCATAATCATTATCGATTTTTTTGTTAAAATAACGGTCGACTAATACATCATAAATAAGTTCATCTTTTAATTCATACTCTTTTTCCGCGTATGCTGGTTGAACAATTGCCAACAGCAACACTGTTGTGATTACGCTTGAAATCCATTTTGCTTTCAATCTGATATCCTCCTTCAATGAGGTCGCCCTTGCGTTCTACCCGGTTCATTTTATCAAACTCCTGCTTTTACTGCCATGTAAAGTTAAGGTTTTCCCAGCAACTTGCTTGAGTTTCGTCTAAACTGTGAAAATTGACAAAGAAAAAGACAGGTGCGCGTTGCACCTGCCTGCTTGCTTAAAAGAAATCCATCCCCACCGGTAACATGAATCCGATAAACATTGTTGCAAATAAGAAAACTGCAAACAATGCCCAGAACATCGTAACCGATTTTTGTTTTTTCGAACGAACTAAGACCATCTCCATCATTCCAATAGTCAATACGCCTAATAAGAACTTAATGCCATAAAGCATAGGGTCAGCAGAAGACCATTCGATAAATAATGTTAAGCCCGTAATGATGATTAAGACATAGAACAATCTTAATACCATATGCACAATCTTCCGTCCTTTGCTATCGCGTTGCATAAATGCTGCAACTAAGAACAAAATGACAGAAACAACCCATGTCGTAATGTGTAAATGTGTAGTGTCTGTTAAAATACTCAAGATCTCACCTCTTCTAATAATGTCCTCTCTAGTTTAGCACAACTGGGACAGTTAAAAGGGCTATAACCCTATGACAAATGTGTGACGAGCGTGCCGATTGACTCAATCGATACTTTTACTGTATCGCCTGCTTTTAAAAACTTCGGCGGAGTGAAACCTTTGCCGACTCCAGCAGGTGTACCCGTAAGCAAAATATCGCCTGGTTCTAATGCTACATATTTTGATACTTCTGCAATCAGTTCATCGACGCGACGAATCATGTTTTCGGTATTGCCATTTTGACGGATTTCATCATTTACTTTTGTGACTATAGACAAATTTTGTGATTGTGGAATTTCGTCTTTTGTGACAATGTATGGACCTACTGGGCATGAACCAGCCAAGCTTTTTCCAAGGAAATATTGCTGATGCTTTGCCTGTAAATCGCGCGCCGTCAAATCATTGGCAATCGTATAACCAAACACATAATCATAAGCCATTTGTTTTGGTATTTTATGACCCGCTTTTCCGATGACAACAGCCAATTCACCTTCGTAGTCATACGAGTCGGTCACATCGCTATGAACAGAAACCGTTTCACCATCTGCGGAGATGCTAGTAGAAGCTTTTGTGAAAACCACTAAATCGGTAGGTGCTTCGCCGCCCATTTCTTTCGCATGATCTGCGTAATTTTTGCCAATTGCAATAATATTTTTTGGTGTTTTTGAAATTGGAGCTAACCATTCAATTTCTGCAAATGAGTGTTTGAATTCTTCAGAGCGGTCAGATTGGACAGCGGCTTCCGTCAATTTACGAATTTGTTCGACAAACTCCATTCCTTGTGGAATTCCTTCTATTAATTGTGTAGGGAACGCTGGCAAGACCTCTAATTGCTGTTGAATCGCAACTAAATCCCAAACAGCTTCTTCCTTTTTAACTTTTGGTCCGAATCCTTCTTTTCCTTCGTAGCGAAATGATAACAGCTTCATTCGTCAAACACTCCTTTTCTGTGATTGAATTCATTATACACATTCAGGGTTTTGAATTGTTAGTTTTTTCGAAATTATTTCCGTAAGTCCACTTTCTCCAGAGAATTTCGAGTGGGCCACGCGAAAATTTTTCAAACCAAAGTTCTGCAAATATTATCTGCACGACAAAAATACCAAAAGCAATCAAAGACCCTGTTAACAAATCAACTTTTCCATATAAACCTAATCCATACGAATAAAAAATAAAGGTAGCTAAAATCGATTGGGTTATATAAGTCGTTAATGACATGCGACCTACTTTAGCAATTGGTGAAAACAATTTTTGCAACCGTTGATTTTGAACCGTTAATGCTATTACCGCTGCATAACCGATTGCTACAAGTGGCCCCCCGAATATATCTTGTAAATAAACAAAAGCGTAGTTTGTGCCAAATACATAAGGTGTACTTTTTAATACTAGACCAATTAACAACGGAATAATCGCTAACACGATCCAAAGAGTTTGTTTTTCCTTTGTGCGTTCGATTAGGCGCCATTTTGCTGCTGCTGCTCCAAACATAAGAAAAGGCAGAATGGTAAAAATCAAGAACACATAGCGAACTAAATTGTTGCTATAAGACCAATCAGCCAATCGCTGACTGAAAATCTCTGCAAAGTTTCCCGTTTGATAGGATTGAATCGAACTTTCAATTTCCATATACCCTACATAAGTATTCGGATCTGCCGTTGCTGCGATAAACAAAATCGCTTGCATTAACAAGTGAGGCACCATATAAATGACTGCGCCAAAACTCATAAGCCAACTAGAAGGCAATCGTATCAAACCGATTAATAAAAAGCCCATTACTGCATAAGTGATTAAAATATCACCATACCAAATAAGAAAAGCGTGAATTACGCCAAATAACAAGAGTACCGTCAGTCGCTTGAATGCAAGTGGCATAAAAGGTCGTCCTATAGCTTCTGCCCGCATATACTGCATAGCTAAACCGTAGCCAAACAACATCGCAAACAAAGGATAGAAACTAGCCTGGATGAAAATATCAATCACCAAATAGATCTCTTCATTAACACTCCCGTTAAACCATTTGTAAGGGTCGATATAGGATAGAGGTGAATGGAAAGCCAGCATATTAATAAGTAAGATACCTAAAAGCGAAAATCCTCTCATCAAGTCAATCGCTTTTATTCGTTCATTGGTGGAAACCGGCTGTAAGTTCAAAATAATCCTCCTAAATATTCACTTCTTGATTAGCTGCAAACAAGTACAGCAAACGTTCTTTGACTGATATTTTCAATATCGATTCAACCGCTTCTTGATAGACAGTTAACTGAACACTATATCGTTCCGACATTTCGTTTTTCACGTCACTAATCTGTGTTACGCGATCCGTTTTGTAATCTAGCAACACCCAGCCGTCTTCTTCTTCAAACAAACAATCAACAATCCCTTGGATAATTTGATGGTCCCCATCTGCATCTTTTTTTGCATAAGTAAAAGGCACTTCTTTTTTTATGTTTGTTGCAGCTCTAAGACGTGCAGCTGTTTTACTTGCATAAAAACGTTCAAGTTCTTCTATTTTGACCGCTTTGCCCTCATCTGAGGACAAAATCTCCATGCCAACTAATGTTTCGATAAACTCTTTTATTTCGTTGCTAGTTAATGTACGATCCAACGGAATATGTTGCATCACTGCATGGACTGCGGTCCCAATATCAGCTCCGGATAAACGTTTGTCCATCATGAAATTGGGGCGGTGTAGCAACATTTTCCGTTCGGGCTTTACTGTCTGAATAAAGGACTCCGGCTCATCAAGACGTTGCAACATTTGCAATCGCTTCATTTCAGTTACAGACTGTTTCGAGCGTTTTTCA includes:
- a CDS encoding YisL family protein, which translates into the protein MSILTDTTHLHITTWVVSVILFLVAAFMQRDSKGRKIVHMVLRLFYVLIIITGLTLFIEWSSADPMLYGIKFLLGVLTIGMMEMVLVRSKKQKSVTMFWALFAVFLFATMFIGFMLPVGMDFF
- a CDS encoding fumarylacetoacetate hydrolase family protein codes for the protein MKLLSFRYEGKEGFGPKVKKEEAVWDLVAIQQQLEVLPAFPTQLIEGIPQGMEFVEQIRKLTEAAVQSDRSEEFKHSFAEIEWLAPISKTPKNIIAIGKNYADHAKEMGGEAPTDLVVFTKASTSISADGETVSVHSDVTDSYDYEGELAVVIGKAGHKIPKQMAYDYVFGYTIANDLTARDLQAKHQQYFLGKSLAGSCPVGPYIVTKDEIPQSQNLSIVTKVNDEIRQNGNTENMIRRVDELIAEVSKYVALEPGDILLTGTPAGVGKGFTPPKFLKAGDTVKVSIESIGTLVTHLS
- a CDS encoding DUF418 domain-containing protein, with protein sequence MNLQPVSTNERIKAIDLMRGFSLLGILLINMLAFHSPLSYIDPYKWFNGSVNEEIYLVIDIFIQASFYPLFAMLFGYGLAMQYMRAEAIGRPFMPLAFKRLTVLLLFGVIHAFLIWYGDILITYAVMGFLLIGLIRLPSSWLMSFGAVIYMVPHLLMQAILFIAATADPNTYVGYMEIESSIQSYQTGNFAEIFSQRLADWSYSNNLVRYVFLIFTILPFLMFGAAAAKWRLIERTKEKQTLWIVLAIIPLLIGLVLKSTPYVFGTNYAFVYLQDIFGGPLVAIGYAAVIALTVQNQRLQKLFSPIAKVGRMSLTTYITQSILATFIFYSYGLGLYGKVDLLTGSLIAFGIFVVQIIFAELWFEKFSRGPLEILWRKWTYGNNFEKTNNSKP